The Pan troglodytes isolate AG18354 chromosome 1, NHGRI_mPanTro3-v2.0_pri, whole genome shotgun sequence genome includes a region encoding these proteins:
- the MRPS15 gene encoding small ribosomal subunit protein uS15m → MLRVAWRTLSLIRTQAVTQALVPGLPGGGSAKFPFNQWGLQPRSLLLQAARGYVIRKPAQSRLDDDPPPSTLLKDYQNVPGIEKVDDVVKRLLSLEMANKKEMLKIKQEQFMKKIVANPEDTRSLEARIIALSVKIRSYEEHLEKHRKDKAHKRYLLMSIDQRKKMLKNLRNTNYDVFEKICLGLGIEYTFPPLYYRRAHRRFVTKKALCIRVFQETQKLKKRRRALKAAAAAQKQAKRRNPDSPAKAIPKTLKDSQ, encoded by the exons ATGCTGAGGGTCGCGTGGAGGACGCTGAGTTTGATTCGGACCCAGGCAGTTACCCAGGCCCTAGTACCCGGGCTGCCGGGCGGTGGGAGCGCCAAGTTTCCTTTCAACCAGTGGGGCCTGCAGCCTCGAA GTCTCCTCCTCCAGGCGGCGCGCGGATATGTCATCCGGAAACCAG CCCAGTCTAGGCTGGATGATGACCCACCTCCTTCTACGCTGCTCAAAGACTACCAGAATGTCCCTGGAATTGAGAA GGTTGATGATGTCGTGAAAAGACTCTTGTCTTTGGAAATGGCCAACAAG AAGGAGATGCTAAAAATCAAGCAAGAACAGTTTATGAAGAAGATTGTTGCAAACCCGGAGGACACCAGATCCCTGGAGGCTCGAA TTATTGCCTTGTCTGTCAAGATCCGCAGTTATGAAGAACACTTGGAGAAACATCGAAAG GACAAAGCCCACAAACGCTATCTGCTAATGAGCATTGACCAGAGGAAAAAGATGCTCAAAAACCTCCGTAACACCAACTATGATGTCTTTGAGAAGATATGCTTGGGGCTGGGGATTGAGTACACCTTCCCCCCTCTGTATTACCGAAGAGCCCACCGCCGATTCGTGACCAAGAAGGCTCTGTGCATTCGG GTTTTCCAGGAGACTCAAAAGCTGAAGAAGCGACGAAGAGCCTTAAAGGCTGCAGCAGCAGCCCAAAAACAAGCAAAGCGGAGGAACCCAGACAGCCCTGCCAAAGCCATACCAAAGACACTCAAAGACAGCCAATAA